One genomic segment of Chelonia mydas isolate rCheMyd1 chromosome 1, rCheMyd1.pri.v2, whole genome shotgun sequence includes these proteins:
- the CRELD2 gene encoding protein disulfide isomerase CRELD2 isoform X1, which translates to MKHGPPRGCAPVAAALVLCAALLLPPARGAGPRPRQACATCRGIADRFNQGLADTAKKNFGGGNTAWEEKTLSKYESSEIRLVEIIENLCDSSNFECNNMVEEHEEHIENWWFKLKKKYPDLFKWFCIETTEVCCPAGTYGPDCLACRGGSERPCHGNGHCDGDGTRGGDGSCSCNREYTGEFCLDCADGYYSILKNDTHSVCAACHDACKTCTGSTDKDCKDCKEGWIKNEEETCVDVDECAVEASPCKDDQYCLNTNGSFICKACDASCVGCTGEGSGKCKNCLSGYTIEDEKCTDIDECNLAEKVCVRENEDCINTPGSYTCVCSESFEEKDGICVQTVKAGEEVETLATAPPSAGHEDL; encoded by the exons ATGAAACACGGCCCGCCTCGCGGCTGTGCGCCGGTGGCCGCGGCGCTGGTGCTGTGcgctgccctgctgctgccccccgccCGGGGCGCCGGGCCGCGGCCCCGCCAGGCCTGCGCCACCTGCCGGGGCATCGCGGACCGCTTCAACCAG gGATTGGCGGATACAGCAAAAAAGAATTTTGGTGGTGGGAACACTGCTTGGGAAGAGAAAACACTATCCAAGTATGAATCCAG CGAAATCCGTCTTGTAGAGATCATAGAGAACCTGTGTGACAGCAGTAACTTTGAATGCAACAACATGGTAGAAGAGCATGAAGAACATATAGAGAACTGGTGGTTCAAACT AAAGAAGAAGTATCCTGACTTGTTTAAATGGTTTTGTATAGAAACTACTGAAGTTTGCTGCCCTGCTGGAACATATGGACCAGACTGCCTTg CATGTCGTGGTGGATCAGAAAGGCCTTGTCATGGAAATGGTCACTGTGATGGAGATGGCACTAGAGGTGGGGATGGATCATGCAGTTGTAACAGGGAGTACACAGGAGAGTTTTGTCTAGACTGCGCTGATGGTTATTACAGCATCCTGAAAAATGATACACATTCAGTTTGTGCAG CTTGCCATGATGCTTGTAAAACTTGCACTGGCTCAACTGACAAAGACTGCAAAGATTGTAAAGAGGGCTGGATCAAAAATGAGGAAGAAACCTGTGTGG ATGTGGATGAATGTGCTGTAGAAGCTTCTCCTTGCAAAGATGATCAGTACTGTCTAAACACAAATGGATCTTTTATATGCAAAG cATGCGATGCTAGCTGTGTAGGCTGCACAGGAGAAGGTTCTGGCAAATGTAAAAACTGCTTGTCTGGATACACAATAGAAGATGAAAAGTGTACAG atattGATGAGTGTAACCTTGCTGAAAAAGTGTGtgtaagagaaaatgaagactgtATTAATACCCCAGGCAGTTACACGTGTGTCTGTTCAGAAAGCTTTGAAGAAAAAGATGGTATTTGTGTTCAGACTGTAAAAGCAG GAGAAGAAGTAGAGACATTGGCAACTGCACCTCCATCTGCTGGACATGAGGATTTATGA
- the CRELD2 gene encoding protein disulfide isomerase CRELD2 isoform X3: MKHGPPRGCAPVAAALVLCAALLLPPARGAGPRPRQACATCRGIADRFNQGLADTAKKNFGGGNTAWEEKTLSKYESSEIRLVEIIENLCDSSNFECNNMVEEHEEHIENWWFKLKKKYPDLFKWFCIETTEVCCPAGTYGPDCLACRGGSERPCHGNGHCDGDGTRGGDGSCSCNREYTGEFCLDCADGYYSILKNDTHSVCAACHDACKTCTGSTDKDCKDCKEGWIKNEEETCVDVDECAVEASPCKDDQYCLNTNGSFICKACDASCVGCTGEGSGKCKNCLSGYTIEDEKCTALGKEVE; the protein is encoded by the exons ATGAAACACGGCCCGCCTCGCGGCTGTGCGCCGGTGGCCGCGGCGCTGGTGCTGTGcgctgccctgctgctgccccccgccCGGGGCGCCGGGCCGCGGCCCCGCCAGGCCTGCGCCACCTGCCGGGGCATCGCGGACCGCTTCAACCAG gGATTGGCGGATACAGCAAAAAAGAATTTTGGTGGTGGGAACACTGCTTGGGAAGAGAAAACACTATCCAAGTATGAATCCAG CGAAATCCGTCTTGTAGAGATCATAGAGAACCTGTGTGACAGCAGTAACTTTGAATGCAACAACATGGTAGAAGAGCATGAAGAACATATAGAGAACTGGTGGTTCAAACT AAAGAAGAAGTATCCTGACTTGTTTAAATGGTTTTGTATAGAAACTACTGAAGTTTGCTGCCCTGCTGGAACATATGGACCAGACTGCCTTg CATGTCGTGGTGGATCAGAAAGGCCTTGTCATGGAAATGGTCACTGTGATGGAGATGGCACTAGAGGTGGGGATGGATCATGCAGTTGTAACAGGGAGTACACAGGAGAGTTTTGTCTAGACTGCGCTGATGGTTATTACAGCATCCTGAAAAATGATACACATTCAGTTTGTGCAG CTTGCCATGATGCTTGTAAAACTTGCACTGGCTCAACTGACAAAGACTGCAAAGATTGTAAAGAGGGCTGGATCAAAAATGAGGAAGAAACCTGTGTGG ATGTGGATGAATGTGCTGTAGAAGCTTCTCCTTGCAAAGATGATCAGTACTGTCTAAACACAAATGGATCTTTTATATGCAAAG cATGCGATGCTAGCTGTGTAGGCTGCACAGGAGAAGGTTCTGGCAAATGTAAAAACTGCTTGTCTGGATACACAATAGAAGATGAAAAGTGTACAG CATTGGGAAAAGAGGTGGAGTGA
- the CRELD2 gene encoding protein disulfide isomerase CRELD2 isoform X2, translating to MKHGPPRGCAPVAAALVLCAALLLPPARGAGPRPRQACATCRGIADRFNQGLADTAKKNFGGGNTAWEEKTLSKYESSEIRLVEIIENLCDSSNFECNNMVEEHEEHIENWWFKLKKKYPDLFKWFCIETTEVCCPAGTYGPDCLACRGGSERPCHGNGHCDGDGTRGGDGSCSCNREYTGEFCLDCADGYYSILKNDTHSVCAACHDACKTCTGSTDKDCKDCKEGWIKNEEETCVDVDECAVEASPCKDDQYCLNTNGSFICKACDASCVGCTGEGSGKCKNCLSGYTIEDEKCTGTLHMAKLIYSKA from the exons ATGAAACACGGCCCGCCTCGCGGCTGTGCGCCGGTGGCCGCGGCGCTGGTGCTGTGcgctgccctgctgctgccccccgccCGGGGCGCCGGGCCGCGGCCCCGCCAGGCCTGCGCCACCTGCCGGGGCATCGCGGACCGCTTCAACCAG gGATTGGCGGATACAGCAAAAAAGAATTTTGGTGGTGGGAACACTGCTTGGGAAGAGAAAACACTATCCAAGTATGAATCCAG CGAAATCCGTCTTGTAGAGATCATAGAGAACCTGTGTGACAGCAGTAACTTTGAATGCAACAACATGGTAGAAGAGCATGAAGAACATATAGAGAACTGGTGGTTCAAACT AAAGAAGAAGTATCCTGACTTGTTTAAATGGTTTTGTATAGAAACTACTGAAGTTTGCTGCCCTGCTGGAACATATGGACCAGACTGCCTTg CATGTCGTGGTGGATCAGAAAGGCCTTGTCATGGAAATGGTCACTGTGATGGAGATGGCACTAGAGGTGGGGATGGATCATGCAGTTGTAACAGGGAGTACACAGGAGAGTTTTGTCTAGACTGCGCTGATGGTTATTACAGCATCCTGAAAAATGATACACATTCAGTTTGTGCAG CTTGCCATGATGCTTGTAAAACTTGCACTGGCTCAACTGACAAAGACTGCAAAGATTGTAAAGAGGGCTGGATCAAAAATGAGGAAGAAACCTGTGTGG ATGTGGATGAATGTGCTGTAGAAGCTTCTCCTTGCAAAGATGATCAGTACTGTCTAAACACAAATGGATCTTTTATATGCAAAG cATGCGATGCTAGCTGTGTAGGCTGCACAGGAGAAGGTTCTGGCAAATGTAAAAACTGCTTGTCTGGATACACAATAGAAGATGAAAAGTGTACAG GCACTCTGCATATGGCTAAACTGATCTACAGCAAGGCCTAA